The following are from one region of the Myotis daubentonii chromosome 2, mMyoDau2.1, whole genome shotgun sequence genome:
- the PMCH gene encoding pro-MCH: MAKMSLSSYTLILTLSLLSQAILLSASKSMRNLEDDMVFNTFRLGKAFQKEDTAEKSVIAPSLAQYKNDESGFMDDEENKNSRNTGSKHNFLNHGLQLNLAIKPDLAPKGSVAFPAENGVQNIESTQEKRETGDEENSAKFPIGRRDFDSE; this comes from the exons ATGGCAAAAATGAGTCTCTCCTCCTACACATTGATACTAACTTTGTCTTTGCTTTCTCAAGCCATTTTACTTTCAGCATCCAAGTCCATGAGAAATTTAGAAGATGACATGGTATTTAACACATTTAGGCTGGGTAAAGCCTTTCAGAAGGAAGATACTGCAGAAAAATCAGTCATTGCTCCTTCCCTGGCACAATATAAAAATGATGAGAGCGGGTTCATGGATgatgaggaaaacaaaaattcaagG aacaCAGGCTCTAAACATAATTTCTTGAATCATGGTCTGCAACTGAATCTGGCTATAAAACCTGATCTTGCGCCAAAAGGATCTGTAGCTTTTCCAGCTGAGAATGGAGTTCAGAATATTGAATCAAcacaagaaaagagagaaactggGGATGAAGAAAACTCAGCTAAATTTCCTATAGGAAGAAGAGATTTTGACAGTGAGTAg